A genomic region of Leptotrichia hofstadii contains the following coding sequences:
- a CDS encoding N-6 DNA methylase gives MKNKFFELITDELENNKNQKKLQILKMSLLLYVICASKVVYEELEDLRDDSYLFLEYLNNLGFKYNLNGTYLENMKNLSNRIAIFSQTYSFIEEHPDKQGFIESLPELEMELKLNILRGKYAKIAQNYLDNVINLPITRDESVNQLSLEFLDIRNNEILYSVDFFEGNNFYREKIETDEKNAIIEILYSLKNSKSNKDSAVMLTKNSDTSKLLYSFLSNSKKGIVEKDAFYLLKNEEMKNFIKSDKIEYVVSIPFNNTLKNQVIIFNEKKENKNNILFVQSQHFFEKGSEKIKPENYKELVEIIQKKQEINGISKLVSNETILRRKCNLDILGYVFKTKEKVDLEELKQNRDNVFELMTVNRKKCDDLVNSYLEEE, from the coding sequence ATGAAGAATAAATTCTTTGAACTTATAACAGATGAGTTGGAAAATAATAAAAATCAGAAAAAATTACAGATTTTGAAAATGTCTCTACTTTTATATGTTATCTGTGCAAGTAAGGTTGTTTATGAAGAACTGGAAGATTTAAGAGACGACAGCTATTTATTTTTGGAATATTTAAATAATCTGGGATTTAAGTATAATTTGAACGGCACATATTTGGAAAATATGAAAAATTTATCAAATAGAATAGCAATATTCAGCCAGACATACAGTTTTATAGAAGAACATCCGGACAAGCAAGGGTTTATCGAAAGCCTACCGGAACTGGAAATGGAGCTGAAACTGAATATTTTAAGAGGGAAATATGCAAAAATTGCACAAAATTATTTAGACAATGTAATTAATCTGCCAATTACACGTGATGAAAGCGTTAATCAATTATCACTGGAATTTTTAGATATAAGAAATAATGAAATATTGTATAGCGTTGATTTTTTTGAAGGGAATAATTTTTATCGTGAAAAAATAGAAACGGATGAAAAAAATGCAATTATAGAGATTTTATACTCATTAAAAAATTCAAAATCTAATAAAGATTCTGCAGTGATGCTAACCAAAAACTCGGATACCAGCAAGTTGCTGTATAGTTTTTTAAGCAACAGTAAAAAAGGAATAGTAGAAAAGGATGCCTTTTATCTGTTAAAAAACGAGGAAATGAAGAATTTTATAAAATCTGATAAAATAGAATATGTAGTTTCTATACCCTTTAACAATACACTAAAAAATCAGGTAATAATATTTAATGAAAAAAAAGAGAATAAAAACAATATATTATTTGTTCAGTCGCAGCACTTTTTTGAAAAAGGAAGTGAAAAAATAAAGCCTGAAAATTATAAGGAATTAGTTGAAATAATTCAGAAAAAGCAGGAAATAAACGGTATTTCAAAATTAGTTTCCAATGAAACAATATTAAGAAGAAAATGCAATCTGGATATTCTGGGGTATGTTTTCAAAACTAAGGAAAAAGTTGATTTGGAAGAATTAAAGCAAAATAGGGATAATGTTTTTGAATTAATGACAGTAAATAGGAAAAAATGCGATGATTTAGTAAATAGTTATCTGGAAGAGGAATAA
- a CDS encoding restriction endonuclease subunit S: MKLGDNVDIIAPLNVKTADSETGYLLLNPTLVNNGKIESFENAEVPERYKNGKNKINEKYFVRKNDVLFQAKGSKIEVVYVDKEYENVLPATLYFILRANDRINPKYLQWLLKTELLLLYFEKKYKTMSAVRAVNKTDIVELDIDLPDREEQDRMVEIITSFENEEENTIEYLKIKKKYIEEKILAKNKVIINEE; encoded by the coding sequence ATGAAATTAGGAGATAATGTAGATATAATAGCACCATTAAATGTAAAAACAGCCGATTCGGAAACAGGTTATCTTTTGTTAAATCCGACGCTTGTAAATAATGGGAAGATAGAGAGCTTTGAAAATGCGGAAGTTCCTGAAAGATATAAAAATGGGAAAAATAAAATAAATGAAAAATACTTTGTAAGAAAGAACGACGTGCTGTTTCAGGCAAAAGGGAGTAAAATAGAAGTCGTATATGTTGACAAGGAATACGAAAATGTACTTCCTGCAACGCTTTACTTCATTTTACGGGCAAACGACAGAATAAATCCCAAGTATTTGCAATGGCTTTTAAAGACAGAGCTGCTGCTGCTTTATTTTGAAAAGAAATACAAGACCATGAGCGCTGTCAGAGCTGTAAATAAAACTGATATTGTTGAACTTGACATAGACTTGCCTGATAGGGAAGAACAGGACAGAATGGTTGAAATAATAACAAGTTTTGAAAATGAGGAAGAAAATACGATAGAGTATCTGAAAATTAAGAAAAAATATATCGAAGAAAAAATTCTAGCGAAAAATAAGGTGATAATAAATGAAGAATAA
- a CDS encoding endonuclease/exonuclease/phosphatase family protein: MKLLTINVHAWLEENQMEKIDILAKDIAEKQYDVIAMQEVNQLMNNPVIFDDIRQENYGWVLLEKLQEYTDTDYYYHWSNSHIGFSKYNEGVAVITRHKIKAEDEFYCTFAQSVRTISARRIVSITIDYKGQDVEFYSCHMNLPNCETEDMGENLRNILNRSKTDNLKILMGDFNTDANGNPEDYQNILNQGLFDTYTLAEKKDSGVTVDKGIHGWAQDKSKKRIDYIFCTKEIKVKESKVIFNGKNKGVVSDHFGVEVEIEI, encoded by the coding sequence ATGAAATTATTGACAATAAATGTACATGCATGGTTAGAAGAAAATCAAATGGAAAAAATTGATATTCTTGCAAAAGATATAGCTGAAAAGCAGTATGATGTAATAGCAATGCAGGAAGTAAACCAGCTTATGAACAATCCTGTAATTTTTGACGATATAAGACAGGAAAACTATGGATGGGTTCTTCTGGAAAAATTACAGGAATATACAGACACTGATTATTATTACCACTGGAGCAACTCGCATATTGGATTTAGCAAATATAATGAAGGCGTGGCAGTAATAACGAGACATAAAATCAAGGCTGAAGATGAATTTTACTGTACTTTTGCACAGTCGGTAAGAACAATATCGGCAAGAAGAATAGTTAGTATTACTATTGATTATAAAGGACAGGATGTTGAATTTTACAGTTGTCACATGAATTTACCAAATTGTGAAACTGAAGATATGGGAGAAAATTTAAGAAATATTTTGAACAGATCTAAAACTGATAATTTGAAAATATTAATGGGTGACTTTAATACAGATGCCAATGGGAATCCTGAAGATTATCAAAATATTTTAAATCAAGGCTTATTTGATACATATACACTTGCTGAAAAAAAAGACAGTGGTGTGACAGTGGATAAAGGAATACATGGATGGGCTCAAGATAAGTCGAAAAAGAGAATAGACTACATATTCTGTACTAAGGAAATCAAAGTAAAAGAAAGCAAAGTTATCTTTAACGGAAAAAATAAAGGTGTAGTATCAGATCACTTTGGTGTAGAAGTCGAAATAGAAATTTAA